In Electrophorus electricus isolate fEleEle1 chromosome 18, fEleEle1.pri, whole genome shotgun sequence, one genomic interval encodes:
- the rgs5b gene encoding regulator of G-protein signaling 5b, translated as MCRGLESLPITCLERAKQFKARLGSFLLKQELSVTVLQNKADKLKTEDALEWRASFQSLLVHKDGLHAFREFLVSEYSEENIAFYLACDDYKKTKTSSKMCSKAKKIYEEFIRHDAPREVNLDHETKTITKKNVENPTPSCFELAQSKIYTLMEKDCYPRFLKSTLCVDLSRQLSP; from the exons ATGTGCAGAGGACTGGAATCACTGCCAATTACGTGTCTGGAGAG GGCTAAGCAATTCAAGGCTCGGCTCGGAAGCTTTCTGTTAAAACAGGAGCTCAGTGTAACTGTTCTCCAGAACAAAGCTGACAAGCTGAAGACAGAGGACGCGCTTGAGTGGAGAGCGTCCTTCCAGAGTCTTCTGGTTCACAAAG ATGGACTACATGCCTTCAGAGAGTTCTTGGTGTCTGAGTACAGCGAGGAAAACATAGCATTCTATCTCGCCTGCGATGActacaagaaaacaaagacatctTCCAAGATGTGCTCCAAAGCTAAGAAAATCTATGAAGAGTTCATTAGACATGATGCACCAAGAGAG GTGAATCTCGATCACGAGACTAAAACCATCACAAAAAAGAATGTAGAGAATCCCACGCCTTCCTGCTTTGAGCTGGCTCAGAGCAAGATCTACACTCTGATGGAGAAGGACTGCTACCCAAGATTCCTCAAATCCACCCTGTGTGTGGACCTGAGCAGGCAGCTCTCTCCCTAA